One part of the Bacteroidia bacterium genome encodes these proteins:
- the lptB gene encoding LPS export ABC transporter ATP-binding protein → MQQLSAKNLVKKYKTRTVVNQVSLEVKQGEIVGLLGPNGAGKTTTFYMIVGLIRPNAGQIFLDDQDITRQPMYKRGKMGIGYLAQEASVFRNLSVEDNITAVLEMATKLNKKERKERTEELLEEFSITHIRKNMGKVLSGGERRRTEIARALAVNPNFILLDEPFAGIDPIAVEEIQNLVTKLVKRNIGILITDHNVHETLNITDRAYLLYEGSLKMSGTAEELADNEEARRLYLGEKFQLNR, encoded by the coding sequence ATGCAGCAGCTTTCCGCTAAAAATTTGGTTAAAAAGTACAAAACCAGAACAGTTGTTAATCAAGTGTCTCTGGAAGTAAAACAAGGTGAAATTGTAGGGCTATTGGGACCAAATGGCGCGGGAAAGACGACTACTTTCTATATGATTGTAGGTTTGATCAGGCCCAATGCAGGCCAGATTTTCCTGGACGATCAGGACATTACCCGACAACCCATGTACAAAAGAGGCAAAATGGGTATCGGCTATCTGGCTCAGGAAGCATCCGTCTTTCGAAATCTATCTGTAGAGGACAATATTACGGCTGTACTTGAAATGGCCACCAAATTAAATAAGAAGGAGAGGAAAGAGCGTACAGAGGAGTTATTGGAGGAATTCAGCATTACCCATATCAGAAAAAATATGGGAAAAGTGCTATCAGGAGGAGAAAGAAGGAGAACGGAAATCGCTCGGGCGCTGGCTGTAAATCCAAACTTCATCCTACTGGATGAACCCTTTGCAGGCATTGATCCTATTGCGGTGGAAGAGATTCAAAATCTGGTTACAAAACTCGTAAAACGAAATATTGGCATTCTCATTACTGACCACAATGTTCATGAAACACTCAACATCACGGATAGAGCTTACCTTTTATATGAAGGATCGCTCAAGATGTCGGGAACTGCTGAAGAATTGGCAGATAATGAGGAAGCCCGGA
- a CDS encoding T9SS type A sorting domain-containing protein, which translates to MKISRTPLLYLLCIGIGVFFPTETTQAQALDWSFENIITDIQESGANPDVVMGSDGDLHVSYWQADEDRLKYGRRDAANGNWAFETLDVGDNFHGFKSAIALDDNGNVHIAYVKRVQSNAQIRYITNESGSWQVEIPLPTEHIGKYGIDQEFPIFAQTSLDIFFQADGNPVIIYFDGKVNTLGNCGPIVNRTYLDYDLDMNMLVKLNDGSWDPAPFDNIPDEKGFGCLLDGDRFGEFCQVLTTSDNRFFGLTNSLHNHDVLLYSSSNLINWEVNAIDSSDRFFNTVNENHFREGFEFIQADLLGDSIMNVVYTVSNHYGNGDVFGPRRPMFFTRFHPDSIGQAGYSPFHRGIGGSGQFYRNYASVKALSPDSLFISFFDLDNGLLQLGRSIDGGQNWLYETISNSPTNTGTQVLIDGDSVRVLHYNSSSDQLLLSSRAIDGSNWRVENATRSELRGNILSSEVIRNGNTDSKFVAYLEDISGSFQYASNTGSGWNFEEILSDASGIMDISMEMDAANSPLIVYAEDSLEQIRIAWNQNGWNSRFIISNTRARDLDFQFINGQYHIAYFNLNTGHLHYVTSNSLNGPWNMTVVDNSSNIIGRGLDMDFETNGTIHISYVDVINPKVKHATLSPGASWQIEDITQAFNFNPNFTSIGINSSDLTSIAFKDATANEIQIAENDGTGWNISRVAAQSGNLIGNPMELLLDDQDRPWVLYNISDIRDEMGLRRRDEFGNWNQVSINNNSAEIARSFDLHLLGEDFYIIGKKNQLSNNGLGLLFAERGVKTNLKDLIERTQLSIAPNPAKESIQISFELAASQAFSFDLYNLNGQFIHPLQETSTFSIGKQELNLSLPSLEAGIYLLVMKGEKYQIPHKLVIMP; encoded by the coding sequence ATGAAAATATCTAGAACACCGCTCCTCTACTTGCTTTGTATCGGAATCGGAGTCTTTTTCCCCACAGAAACTACCCAGGCCCAGGCTTTGGACTGGAGCTTCGAAAATATCATCACCGACATTCAGGAATCCGGCGCCAATCCAGATGTGGTCATGGGTTCTGATGGTGATCTCCATGTATCCTACTGGCAGGCCGATGAAGATCGCCTGAAATATGGTCGTCGCGATGCAGCAAATGGAAATTGGGCTTTTGAGACTTTGGATGTGGGCGACAACTTTCATGGCTTCAAATCAGCCATCGCACTGGATGATAATGGAAATGTACATATCGCCTATGTAAAAAGGGTTCAATCAAATGCTCAGATTCGCTACATCACCAATGAGTCGGGCAGTTGGCAGGTCGAAATTCCGCTGCCTACCGAGCATATTGGGAAATACGGCATTGACCAGGAATTCCCCATTTTTGCCCAAACTTCTCTGGACATATTTTTTCAGGCAGATGGAAATCCCGTAATTATCTATTTTGATGGGAAAGTAAATACCCTCGGAAATTGTGGGCCCATAGTCAACCGGACTTATCTGGATTATGATCTGGATATGAATATGCTGGTGAAACTCAATGACGGAAGCTGGGATCCTGCTCCTTTTGACAATATCCCGGACGAGAAAGGATTTGGATGTTTACTGGATGGTGACCGTTTTGGAGAATTTTGCCAGGTTTTGACGACCTCTGATAATCGTTTCTTTGGCCTGACCAATTCTTTACATAATCATGATGTGCTCCTGTATTCCTCTAGCAATCTCATAAACTGGGAGGTAAATGCTATTGACTCTTCAGATAGATTTTTCAATACCGTCAATGAAAATCACTTCCGTGAAGGTTTTGAATTCATCCAGGCAGATTTGCTGGGAGATTCAATTATGAATGTCGTTTATACGGTTTCCAATCACTATGGAAATGGAGATGTATTCGGGCCCAGGCGTCCGATGTTTTTCACTCGTTTTCATCCAGACTCTATTGGCCAGGCCGGTTATAGCCCCTTTCATAGAGGAATCGGAGGCTCAGGACAATTTTATCGAAATTATGCCAGCGTAAAAGCCTTGAGTCCAGACAGTCTGTTTATTTCCTTTTTTGATTTAGATAATGGGCTTTTACAATTGGGAAGATCAATAGATGGTGGACAAAACTGGCTGTATGAAACGATCAGCAATAGCCCAACAAATACCGGCACCCAGGTGCTCATAGACGGAGATAGCGTTAGGGTTCTACACTATAATTCCTCAAGCGATCAATTGCTTTTGAGCTCAAGAGCTATAGATGGATCCAACTGGAGAGTTGAGAATGCTACCCGAAGTGAATTGAGAGGAAATATCCTTAGCAGTGAGGTAATCAGAAATGGAAATACAGATTCAAAATTTGTAGCCTATCTGGAAGACATTTCCGGAAGCTTTCAATATGCTTCCAATACTGGTTCGGGATGGAATTTCGAAGAAATCCTCTCGGATGCTTCAGGAATCATGGATATTAGCATGGAAATGGATGCGGCAAATAGTCCGCTTATTGTTTATGCAGAAGATAGCCTCGAACAAATCAGGATTGCATGGAATCAGAATGGATGGAATTCCAGATTCATCATTAGCAATACCCGAGCAAGAGACCTTGACTTCCAATTTATAAATGGGCAATACCACATTGCATACTTCAACCTCAATACCGGCCATTTACATTATGTCACCTCCAATTCCCTCAATGGCCCCTGGAATATGACCGTAGTTGACAATAGTAGCAATATCATTGGCAGGGGATTGGATATGGATTTTGAAACAAATGGGACGATCCATATTTCTTATGTTGACGTAATCAATCCCAAAGTAAAGCATGCAACCCTCAGCCCGGGAGCCAGCTGGCAAATCGAAGACATTACCCAGGCCTTTAATTTCAATCCAAATTTCACCTCTATCGGTATCAATAGTTCAGATTTGACAAGTATTGCCTTTAAGGATGCCACGGCCAATGAGATTCAGATAGCTGAAAATGATGGCACAGGATGGAATATTAGCCGCGTTGCTGCTCAAAGTGGAAACCTCATCGGAAATCCTATGGAACTCCTACTGGATGATCAGGACAGGCCCTGGGTATTGTACAACATATCTGATATTCGGGATGAAATGGGCCTCAGGAGAAGAGATGAATTTGGGAATTGGAACCAGGTTTCAATCAATAATAATTCAGCAGAAATCGCCCGTAGTTTTGATCTGCATCTGCTAGGAGAAGATTTTTATATCATCGGGAAGAAAAATCAACTTTCGAATAACGGCCTCGGATTATTATTCGCTGAAAGAGGAGTAAAAACCAATCTCAAAGACCTCATTGAGCGTACCCAATTGAGCATTGCTCCAAATCCGGCAAAAGAGAGCATCCAAATCAGTTTTGAACTCGCAGCATCTCAGGCTTTTTCATTCGACTTATACAACCTCAATGGACAATTCATTCACCCTTTGCAGGAGACATCTACTTTTAGCATTGGAAAACAGGAATTGAATTTGTCCTTGCCGAGTCTGGAAGCCGGCATTTATTTGCTGGTCATGAAAGGAGAAAAATATCAGATTCCCCATAAATTAGTCATAATGCCCTGA